A segment of the Salminus brasiliensis chromosome 5, fSalBra1.hap2, whole genome shotgun sequence genome:
aaactaatattttGACACTTGAAGATGATATATGATCACCCTTTTGTATTATCAGGTAATTGGCAACTTTTTGAGAAGGTGACATTTTTACGtgcaaatacgtgcacctttacctttacatttttattgtgACCGTCACCAGATTTGGTCACTATGCAGTCAAAAATTATTTACATCTACAATGTACTGATTCTTACCTGTGGCCAGAGTGAGAAACTGAGCTCCCACTCCTAAAACAGCACACAGCAAGCTCTTATATGGTGGAAAACGAAAGACGTCAGTGTGAATGATCTTCCAGCCATTATCTCCCTGGTCCAGATCATCACAGCTGCCATCTTCTTCTACGTTATACCTATTGTAACAGACACAAAGCCAGGGCTATTCCATTCTATTCTGCATTCAAAATTTATAAAATggaataatattataaatatttatatattatatatatatacacacacacacacacacacacacacatacatatatatatatatgtatatatatatttattttttaagcatCATCCTATCTAACGCTCCTCACCTTGCAAAATCATTCTTTAGCACCCtcatgaggatgatgatgacaaagcccagcagcagcaccaccagcaccaaTGAGTTGATAATTGACAGCCAGTGAATTTCCAGGGTCTTTGGGAAAAAGGAGTAATCTCGGAGGCGCTCGGCTCTGCGTGCATGGGGCAAGGGGCTTTCAAACCAGCGAACACTGTACGTGTGGGTCACAGTGAGTCCTTCATTGTTGCCCCCTGCCCCCTGGCCTGCACCACCATTTCCCTCCTCAAGAGACACTGGCTTAACATCTTTAATGGACACATTGGCAAAGATCACAGAGTCTCCATTATACtcaatgttgaagtccaggtgAGTCCATAATCCCACCTAAGGTttttagggaaaaaaaaagttttttaataTACATTAGTAAGGAATTTCAAGGAATAAGGTTCAGTTGAGGTCTGGTTGAcaaattaaatcatttaaaaaggtAATATAGTTTATATTCATTACATGTAAAGTGATATATTGTGcgcttttttgttttacttttgacCAAGCCATTTTGGTATGGCTTATAGCAAGTATAGTGAGTGAGAAGCAGTTAGGAAAACCTTGTGACTGTGAGGCAGGAAACCACTCTCCTCCATGTATCCCACAAATCCCCAGATAGGAATATCATCCAACACAAACTCAAAGTAATAAAGCTCCTCAATAGCTTCCTTTAACTGATCCACCtagtaaaacagtaaaattgGCAATtacaacatttattattaacagaTTGTGCTTAGAAAACAAGTTTTTTACATAATGTTGTATTGTCACATAACATCTTGTAAATTAATAGAAAGTTGCGGTCATAGCAAAAAAGTCCATCAGTAGCAGAAAATGCTCTTAGGTGTATGTTAATGAGAGTTTGTAGAAAATAATTCAGGACCAGTTTTATTAATCAAATCCTCCTGAAATGTACAACAGAATTCAagtgctgcccccccccccccccccccccaaaaaaaaaaaacaaaacaaaacaaatgtaataaagTTGCCACCGTTTAATATAACAGTgacaaaatgtaaatgaattttAGAGTTGAACAATACCTCTTTCTCAGAGAGACTAAGTTGGCACAGTGTTTGTCTTTCTGTATTCTCCCTGAAGCGAATCTTGTACAAAGACTCTGCCATCCTGTCCCCATCTAAAACTTCCCCAAGACTTAAGGCTTTATGATGTATCTGAgaaatcacaaaaacaaaacgATAACCTCATATCCTATTATTCTGACAGCAGTGATTTGCATGAGGACATTGTACTTTCAAAAAAACtacactaaaaataataaaataaataaaaagacattcatcatttttttttctcagcttgTGGTtgttacatacactatattgccaaaagtattcactcgcCTGCCTTCGCACGCATATGGCCATTCTTAATCCCTAGGGTTTAATATGAAGtcgggccaccctttgcagctgtAAGAGCTTACCTCTTCTGGTAGGGTTTTCCAGGAGTTTtaaggagtgtgtttatgggaatttttgaGCATTCTCCCGGAAGTGATTTTGTGAGGTCAGACGCTGATTTTGGACAAGAAGGCCTGGCTTGCAATCTCCGTTCTTGAGCTAAtttgaaggccacatgaagtctGGAGGTCTGTAGTAtttgactctgcagaaagttgtTGACCTCTGCACAGAATGCAACTCAGCATCCGATGCCCCCCTCTGTCATTTTACGTGGCCTACCACTTTGTGGCTGTGTTGCTGTCATTCCCAAttgcttccactttgttataataccactgtCAGTCGACTGCggaatatttagtagtgagAAAATTTCACAACTGGACTTATTGTGGTATCCTATCATGGTACCACGGTGAAAGTGCTTGGTTTTATCCACCTGTTTCCGTGGAATTGAtttaaacacctgaattcaattattTGGATTGCAGAGTAAAAACTTTTGGCAatagtgtatttaaatgtactttttttgaAAGACGATTTTCTTTATCGGTCTTCAATAAATTATTTTGGAATCTTGAAGACAGTAATGCTTTTACTGTTCAGTTTACTTTTATTGTTTTGCCTGTTAAAAGCAAACTTTTAATACTTGATTAACCATCAAATGAATTAGCAGATTTCTACATTCCTAGTATAATTAAAGAGAAAACAAATAAGTCTCATggaactgtaaaatattaagcttttatATGACAGTGACATTGTTATATAAAACCATACAGAAATAGTAACAGTAAGACATTCCTTAAAAACAGCTGATCAGGCCCATCGAAAGAGCATGATTGAAATTGTTCTGTCCAACATCCCCAGCAGCACAGcagaactaaacaaaacagTGCAAGTGTGGGTTTAACACATTATGCCGGTGGTATTTAGACCCCACTGTGCTTTAGAGAAGCTGAGGCTTCAAGGAAatactggttatgctggttgtgtTAGGTTTAGCTTTCTAGCTTTCTTAGCTGTCACCAAGTAGGTTCCTGAGACTCAAACAGAGTGAAACAGTGAAAAGAACAAAACCATCTCAGTGTTGGGATTAATTAAAGGGCTGCACAGAAAGGTTTCAAACAAAAGGGAGAAAAATATTGGCAATCTATTAGCTATTGTTTTAATTTACTGGTAATGTGAAAAATACATGTGTGTCCACAAGagcaaaagaaaaactaaagatTTAGGATCCCTGGAGACTCACCTCTTTTGGTCTGCAGACAGGCAGTGTATAATAATGATATGTTTCCTGGGGGTTGTGATAAGGACCCACTTTGTTAACATAAAGCATCACAGAATCACCCTGCTTGTAACTGGCAGCCCATCCGATCTGTGGCAAAAGGCACAGAAGCAACAAACAAGCCCCCATGACCCACCTACGGGCCGGTCCTACCGTCATGACAATCcctgtcaataaaaaaaaaaaaggggatgGAAAGCATTTTACTGTCATTAGGTGGTAACCGCTTTTTAAAATACAACTCTGTCATGACAAATAGCACATACAAGTTTATAATTCAACAAACCCACAAATCCCCACATCAATTTTCAGGATCAGTGATCAGTTCTTAATGTGCCAAGGAGTTTTACATCATTAAAGTCATGCATAAACATGATAAACAAGCATTAATTAACCGGTCAGGAAATATTAGATGACCATGTGAAATTATGACAGCAAGAGCTATGTATGCTAAAAACTAAAAGtggctctactgagcattaacgaTGCACTGACCGGCGTCAATACAGACGAAGAACATAGAGGCTAATTTAGCTTTTGCCTTAGCCCTTTGGGGCACACAGTTTTATGTAGCCACCAGGCTAAACGAACTTATTATTCCAATTATGGCCAACTACAGACAAATGCTTTGTTTCATATGGatgttatttattaaatgaaaattTGCTAGTTGTCCAGCTTCAAATGCTACTGCAGCTTCCGCATGAGCGAAATGCAACAAACCTGTTTTGGACGCTATCTTGAATTGCTTCGACTCCGTCCTCGGGAAGCCCGCTTTCAACCCTTATGAGCTGGTCAGTGCCGAGGGCATATGTGCAATGTCATAGCTGTTCGTCTTAACGAACAGCGGACCATAAACGGCCCTCCAAAATACAGATGCAATTTAATGCTGTAAAACATTCAAGCCAGCTACCGATACCACGTCATCTTCAGAAAAAAATCGTCCTTTCGGCTTTTCCGGGATAGGCGGAGCGAAGAAACGCACACAACACCTACACCTGTTTTTCGACACTAGCTAACGCTATATCTTCATCCCCAGTTTTACATTAATGCAAAGACAAACCAGTAATGTTGACCCCAGCTAAATGCCTAAAACGctgttattgtttattaatcTCTGTTCAGCCCAACGAATCAAATCACAAGGGTAGTTTTAACGCAAATGCCACACTACGAAAAACCTTGCTCTACAAACCATATGTTCTGCAAATCATACAATCGTCTCTATTACATGTAGATCATACATTCTGCACTGCATATGCGCCGTTCGCGCCCACGTTGTCTGTTTTTGTTCCCTCACGAGGTGAAAGTAATCGACTTCGAGCAGTCGACCCAGTGCGTCCAAATTAGGTTCGATGTTATTTTCGATTTATATGGTCTGTAGCAGTAGCTAGTTTTTTCAGCGCGCGAAAGGCACTGGTTTCTCCTCGCCAAGTTCAGTAAGGAAAGTTCTTAGAATTAGTTTTACGGATAATATTTTTGGTAAGTTATGTTATACATCATCATTCAGTTAAATTATACgacataaaaatgtaaacatttatgaAAGAAATAGACTAAATTGTTTTAAGTAGCTAGCTTTGTTTTGCTACAGACTGTCGGTTAGAGCTCAGACTACCTTAGCGCTATCTGTAATGAATTAAATACCGAGATGCAGACGTTGTACaacatttctgcaaaaggaTTGGGATTTGTTTGTAAGTTATACATTTTGCAACGATTCTAACCCACGTTCGCACTTCAGCTTAACCTCATACAACGCCTCGCCATGGGGATTCATGGACTTGCTAAATTAATAGCGGATCAGGCGCCCTCGGCCATCAAGGAACAggatattaagaattattttggTGAGTCTGCTCTTTTAATGTGTTAATGGTTGTCCATACACCAATAATCTTACGTAGTGTTTAAGCTAATGTATACTCATACTACAACTGACTTTGATACCTCTTCTCCATGATATTTAGGCTAATAACGACGAATTCTGTCTTTGTTCTTGTCTCCCACCTGTTGAAATCACATTTAGGACGTAAGATTGCCGTTGACGCGTCTATGTGCATTTACCAGTTTCTAATTGCTGTTAGACAAGACGGCAATGTTTTGCAGAATGAAGATGGAGAGACAACAAGGTACATGAGTAATGTTGTACCTTAACATTTAAGCCAGTGTTGAGTTatttggccaaaaaaaaaaaaaaaaaaaaaaaagtaaagtaagtaaAGTTGGTTCTGTCTCCCCAGCCACCTCATGGGCATGTTCTATAGGACAATCCGAATGCTGGACAGTGGCATAAAGCCTGTGTATGTCTTTGATGGGAAACCCCCTCAGCTTAAATCAGGAGAGGTAAGAAAGAATGGCAGAAGGCAGCTCCAGAAGTTAATGCaaattatttgagtttattaCAATTTTGTTTCTTCTGATCAACATGtcatgcacacatttgttttttctcCTTTTATAGAAAGTAATTCaaggtaatttttttttaaatttctttGCAGTTGGAGAAGAGAGGTGAGAGGAGAGCAGAAGCCGAGAAGCTGCTAGCTCAGGCCCAAGAAACAGGTATAAAAATAGACTCTCAGACAAAagtctggcagtgctccttaaatTTTCAGTTTCAAGCCAAATACAACTTGTATTCATGTATTAATGTGTATTCTGCTGACCTTCAGGTGAACAGGAAAACATTGACAAGTTTAGCAAACGTCTTGTGAAGGTCACTAAACAACACAATGATGAGTGTAAGAAACTCCTCACCTTAATGGGAGTGCCTTATATTGAGGTAATATTATCTATTAAGTATATTTTTAAGGGCATTAAGACAACACATAGGTTCATGTGCCTCTCTGCTTAACCTTCAAAAAATTACACATGACTTCAGAGTATACTAAAATTGTATGAACATTAACAAGAAAATTCTTATTCAGGCTCCATGTGAGGCAGAGGCCAGCTGTGCTGCTCTGGTAAAAGCAGGGAAGGTTTATGCTACAGCAACTGAAGATATGGATGGCTTAACTTTTGGAACGAGTGTCCTATTGAGGCACTTAACAGCTAGTGAGGCTAAGTACGTTTTATTTGTTACATATGAAAGACATTCTAATatactttttattaatatacTTTAGGAATAATTAGCAATGTTGTTTGTGTATTGTTGTAGTAGGTATTATCAAGTAAGAGCCTGTAATTCTTTTTTACATATCAATTTCTTTCTCTACTTCCAGGAAACTTCCCATCCAAGAGTTTCATTTCAGTCGCCTTCTTCAAGAGATGAACCTGACACATCAACAGGTAAAACATCTATTATGCAGTTGCTTAGTCACATGATGGTCCTCCTTCGCTTGCTTCATATATCTACTTCTTCAGTTTATAGACTTGTGTATCCTACTGGGGTGTGACTACTGTGGCACTATCAAAGGAATTGGTCCCAAGAGAGCTATCGATCTTATTAAACAACATGGTTCTATTGAGGAGATCCTGGATAACATTGACCAGTCTGTAAGTTATCTTCCCAACTATTACATATTGTGTCTCTAAGATACAACGTTATAATTGTTCAGACGAGCACATCTGTCTGTTGGTTTCCATTTATTGGCTTGTATTAAAAATCTCTTCTGCATTCATATGTGgtacatttctttaaaatatataaaaaaaaaaaattgtatatgTATTGGTTATGACTACAGAA
Coding sequences within it:
- the fen1 gene encoding flap endonuclease 1 isoform X1, with translation MGIHGLAKLIADQAPSAIKEQDIKNYFGRKIAVDASMCIYQFLIAVRQDGNVLQNEDGETTSHLMGMFYRTIRMLDSGIKPVYVFDGKPPQLKSGELEKRGERRAEAEKLLAQAQETGEQENIDKFSKRLVKVTKQHNDECKKLLTLMGVPYIEAPCEAEASCAALVKAGKVYATATEDMDGLTFGTSVLLRHLTASEAKKLPIQEFHFSRLLQEMNLTHQQFIDLCILLGCDYCGTIKGIGPKRAIDLIKQHGSIEEILDNIDQSKHPAPEDWLYKEARGLFLEPEVVDCSTVELKWTEPDEEGLIQFMCAEKQFNEERIRNGCKKITKSRQGSTQGRLDTFFTVTGSLSSKRKEPEVKGSAKKKQKTSSTPGKFKKGK
- the tm9sf1 gene encoding transmembrane 9 superfamily member 1 produces the protein MTVGPARRWVMGACLLLLCLLPQIGWAASYKQGDSVMLYVNKVGPYHNPQETYHYYTLPVCRPKEIHHKALSLGEVLDGDRMAESLYKIRFRENTERQTLCQLSLSEKEVDQLKEAIEELYYFEFVLDDIPIWGFVGYMEESGFLPHSHKVGLWTHLDFNIEYNGDSVIFANVSIKDVKPVSLEEGNGGAGQGAGGNNEGLTVTHTYSVRWFESPLPHARRAERLRDYSFFPKTLEIHWLSIINSLVLVVLLLGFVIIILMRVLKNDFARYNVEEDGSCDDLDQGDNGWKIIHTDVFRFPPYKSLLCAVLGVGAQFLTLATGIIVMALLGMFNVHRHGAINSAAIVLYALTSCVSGYCSCSFYTQIHGQRWVWNIILTSSLFSAPLFLTWSVVNSVHWWSGSTQALPASTVLLLLGAWVLVGFPLTVIGGIVGKNRAGSFQAPCRTRNIPRQIPLQPWYKHTAVHMAIGGFLPFSAISVELYYIFATVWGREHYTLYGILLCVFAILLSVGACISVALTYFLLSGEDYRWWWRSVLSTGSTGIFIFVYSLFYYHNRSSMSGLVQSVEFFGYSLLTAFVFSLMLGTVSFWASLAFIRYIYCSLKMD
- the fen1 gene encoding flap endonuclease 1 isoform X2 encodes the protein MCIYQFLIAVRQDGNVLQNEDGETTSHLMGMFYRTIRMLDSGIKPVYVFDGKPPQLKSGELEKRGERRAEAEKLLAQAQETGEQENIDKFSKRLVKVTKQHNDECKKLLTLMGVPYIEAPCEAEASCAALVKAGKVYATATEDMDGLTFGTSVLLRHLTASEAKKLPIQEFHFSRLLQEMNLTHQQFIDLCILLGCDYCGTIKGIGPKRAIDLIKQHGSIEEILDNIDQSKHPAPEDWLYKEARGLFLEPEVVDCSTVELKWTEPDEEGLIQFMCAEKQFNEERIRNGCKKITKSRQGSTQGRLDTFFTVTGSLSSKRKEPEVKGSAKKKQKTSSTPGKFKKGK